The Prunus dulcis chromosome 3, ALMONDv2, whole genome shotgun sequence genome segment TTCTTATTGCTTTAAATGAAAagttactttttaaatatcagATATAGATGAAAAAGTGTATATGTTATTTGAGTTCTGATCTTGGatattgaattttcttttgcattcAATGCCTTTGCAATTTTGTAGATCCGCCAGACTTGAATTCTGTAATGGATACTGCTATACTAATCTAATTCTGGTTCAATgtctggttcaaaatctggTTCATCCACACAAAAGAGTCCCAATCATGGGGTGCTATTCTGTATATGATCTATCTCGTTTCCATAACATCAATGATTCTAGgttcattttctttgtcatGTAGGTCTGTCATTGAAGTTCGAAATGGGTTGACATTTCTGGACTTAATTGTCATCCAGATTGAGGTtatctttttgtcttttccttctctctgcctctctcttctctctctctcttgacGTTTATATCAGCTTACCCAGCTAATATTTTCAGACTCTCAATAACAAATATGGGAGCAGTGTTCCCCTGCTTTTGATGAACTCATTCAACACTCATGATGATACACAGAAGGTTTGAGTATTTACTTCTGTAGTTTATTATTTCATCCTTACATTTTACCCGTGAGCTAACTAGGTCTTGCCTCCATTAGATTGTAGAAAAGTACACCAAGTCAAATGTTCAGATTCATACTTTTAACCAGGTCTGTGGTACCTTTCTGGATCGTGTGCTTTACTATTTATTCTTCTGTATACCGAATACTTAAAACATTGAACTTATACCTTTTCCCATATTTTTTGGATGTGCAGAGTCAGTATCCTCGTCTGGTTGTTGAAGATTTTTCGCCACTTCCATCCAAAGGACAGACTGGCAAGGATGGATGGTATGATTTATTATTCACTCTGGGGCTCATGCACAATTGTTTCCCAGTTAGCTTTTAGTTTTGTACTGTTTTTTGTATTTGGAGCATATATAATCCGTGCCTGATGATCTGTTAATACTTTTGCTGAGATTCCGGTCTGGTACACACGTGTATGATTTCATGTGCGTGTGGGGCCAATCATATCTCTGTGTGTGTTTATGCATGTCTGACatgatttttatgttttgttcaAGGAAGTTAGTTGTTATGAAATGAAAGCATTGATATGGTCGTTGTGACTTTTCAGAAATGGTTAATACGAATTGCTCTTGATAAAACCAATTAAACATTGTAATTAAACAACTATAGTGGATCCATGCTTTTTCAACTTTCagttatattttaaaattatgttaTGATGTCGCCATGAGTCATGTGTATTTATGTATGTCTCATATGTTGAAGGAAATCTAGTTGTTAAATTGTCTTTTACCTTCTTTTGATACCACTTGGGATTGTTAGACTAGTTTATGATATCAATAAAAAAGGGCACCACAACGAAGACATTCAGGGGCAAACTTGTATCAACTCATACAACTAAAGTCAGCATGCATTTCTTGTACAACTCCTGCCTTACTAGCCAATAATCACTCCTGGTATCATTTACTTCTTTTCCCCTCACATATATTTCAGGCCAACTCCTATCCAAAGTGCATGATACAGAGCAGGTTCTAAGTTTTGTTTATGAGCTCTCCTGTAACCTGGTgtaattattgtttttgggtcaaaaCCAGTGTAGTTAATAGGGAAAAGGGAATTCTTTTATGCACAaattcatataatattttgtCTACTCTCTTTCTCTAGTGGTTTCAGTGACCAGGATCCCTCATGaacatttttccttttacacATGTTAACAAAAGGACTTTTCTGTTGTGCAActagctttttctttgttttttattatgaGAATTTGGTATTCGTTCTTTGTCTAGTAGTTTGAGTGACCACGAACCTGCGTGAACATTGTTGCCTTTAACACTTGCATATTTAACACTAGAACgttttgttttccttggtAGTGGGCTTGTAATTGTGATGTAGTGAtttagattaaaaaaaaacacctaaGCCCTGTAATTGATAGTTGGTAGGAATCTAATTTTATATCGAGTGAAATTTCATGCAACATCCCATTCTTTCTGCTCATGATCATTGTATGCACATGAAGGTATCCTCCTGGCCATGGTGATGTGTTCCCATCCCTGAAGAATAGCGGCAAACTTGATCTGTTATTGTCACAGGTTGGTCTCTTGATGCCTTTTGTgatcattttattatttgctCATGTCCCAGGTATAATTTTTCCTGCACTTAcatctctctctatttttcagGGTAAGGAGTACGTGTTTGTTGCTAACTCTGACAACTTGGGTGCTGTTGTTGATTTGAGTATCCTATTTGTGGTTCAGATTGGCACGTCTACTTTCTAGATTATGGTTCTTCACTGTGTATGATATATTATTCTTTCACTTTGATAAAAGAAGTCCTTTTAGATGTTATTATCCTTGACTGGATGCAATAGAAATTCTAAATCATTTGATCCACAAAAAGAACGAATACTGCATGGAGGTATGAAAAGGTTATTGGTATTACCTTTTCATCTTCAAAGTAGTTTCTACATATCTTTCTGATTTATGCAGGTTACACCGAAAACATTGGCAGATGTGAAGGGTGGCACTCTGATCTCTTATGAGGGAAGGGTTCAGGTACAAATTTTTTATCCATTGGGCTATGATATATTGAAAACTTTCTATTTTGACTTCTTTCTTATGAAGCagaaattattattactaAACTTTGGTGGCTTCTCCACATCTCTTCAGTACGTACTTTTATCAagctatttttatttcaagaagTTTGTTTATGAGcgtttgattttcttcttcttcatcatcattttttttaattagacGTTTTCAAATATTTAGAAGTTTAGTCTTCTTAATAACAAAATAACATCCTTTTCATTGTAGTTTGTTGaaataaagagataatataAAAAGTGTCACTATGGGACAACAGATGTGGCAGTGATTTAGTAGTAAATGACCTTATATTTCACCTATAAGCATCAGTTTCGAACCTTGATCACCCAAAACAATGGGATTTTGTGAAGACAATCTAGTTGAACTGGCTGGTTCTGAAGAACTGTGAGCTGGTTAACCTAATTCACGGTTGAATGGCCCAGTTCCCCTGTTGTGGCTCTTTTTTTCAGCAAATGGCCTTTAAATGAAAACCTGATTGGTCAGCTGGCAGATTCTCCTGGTTAAcccctttttttaaagaatgGCATTAACTCAATGTGAATGCATCTTCTTTCCATTATGATGCAACATTTTTGAGAACTCTGGCTATGCATgacctttttccttttatctgATGTTCTTGTGCAGCTCCTGGAAATTGCTCAAGTCCCTGATGCACATGTAAGTCGTGTTTCTATTGTTTTACtgccccccccccccccccccccccccccttcCCCTTATATTTAGTTTGTCATCTTGTTCTCGCTGCCGATAGCAGCTATTTACTAATCTCACTACAGATAACAGCTATTACTATATAGATAGAATTCCTACTTGTATGCTAATTGAACCACTGAAGTAGTAGGGGGAGGCAGATGAGATGATACGTAACAAAGCAGTTGTTCGTGTAGAATGATTTACTAGTTTTTATAAGATAGtatataaagaaataatatttacGATGAGGCATTAACTAAGTAGAAATAAGTTTATGTTGATTGCTTTAGGATTGTAACCAATCAATCTTATTATCATTAGTTTTCGACCCaagaatttaatatattttttcaaaaataatattgacAAAATGCTTGAAAACCTTATAAAAGAGGGAAGTGCCAACACTTTGAGTGTGGTGGGACTGGTAGAGCTGAATAATTTACTGCAAGTTCTGTGGTGAGATATAGGCATTTGAACATAGCTGTTGATAAGAAGATTGCAAACTAACAAATCTACTAAATAAATGGATAATAGGATGGATGgttggatttcttttttaagcCTTGAATTGTGACAATAAGCAGTACATTCAGTAGGGTAAAAGATGAGGATACTACATGCCACTTAATCATGGTTCATACAATTGGAGAACAATGTAGAAGAAGTTGTATGTAATGTAAAACACTCACATTTTAACCTCATTTCTGATATCACTAAATAATAGAGTACAAATGGAGCTCAAAGTTTTGTATAGAACATGCAGTTCTATCTATTACAATAAATTTTTCTACACATTGAAAATAGAAATCGCTCCTCCTTGATTCACTGCAAGTGCCAATTTATCCCTTTTACTATTCTCCATTTCTATCTTCATCATGATGCTGTCTTGAGTGATGCATTGTCATCCTTGACAATTGATAACAATGACCTGGCCTTTGGTTTGCTTCCTTTTATTGGAAATTAGGTGTTGTACCTGTATCCTTGCGTTGGATGATACAAGCACATTCCTGTTTACAATACAGATTTGCCCAGTTTATAGTTTGATGATATGGGGTGCTTTCTTTGAAACAGGTCAATGAATTCAAGTCCATAGagaagttcaaaattttcaacacaAATAATTTGTAAGTCATGTTACCCAAAATCTTGTAAACATCCATCAATTGTATGCTAACAAAGTACCATTCAGGTGGGTGAACTTGAATGCAATTAAAAGGCTTGTGGAAGCTGATGCACTTAAGATGGAAATTATCCCAAACCCGAAGGTatacatttttcatatgaaGCCTCATTGTGCCAAGATTCTGGTTTTCTGATGCTTAGATTTTTTATATAGGAAGTGGATGGAGTCAAAGTTCTTCAGCTAGAAACTGCGGCTGGTGCAGCAATCAGGGTACTGAATACAATTCATTTTAGGATGTTATCGATAGTTAAAGCTTGTTGTTCAATTTTCTATAGGAATTGATCTTttaattcataattttaatGATTCGTTCCTATGACCAGTTCTTTAATCATGCTATTGGTATCAATGTACCTCGATCTCGATTTCTTCCAGTGAAGGCAACTTCTGATTTGCTTCTTGTCCAGGCAACCATCTTTTCCCAATTCTAGATCTTGGATCTTTACTAATGATTTGAAGCTTGTCTAACGCATGTATCTATCTTCTTTTGCAGTCTGACCTTTATACCTTAGAAGATGGCTTTGTTATCCGGAACAAAGCTAGAACAAATCCTGCAAATCCAACTATTGAACTGGGGCCTGAATTTAAGAAGGTGAGTATTTAATGTAGTGATCTCATGACTTTTGATGTCGCTGCTTCTTGATAATGATTGTGATCATTTCTTTACTTATAGGTTGGCAATTTCTTGAGTCGATTCAAGTCAATTCCCAGCATCCTTGAGCTCGATAGCCTTAAGGTGTCTGGTGATGTGTGGTTCGGTGCTGGCGTTGTTCTCAAGGTATGCATGTACCCAATAACTTAAAAGTtgcatcttttttattttttttatttttttgaggtCATGCCCACCAATATCCTGGTCGAATTTAGTATTTGACTTCGATGAAAAGTTATTGATATTTGACCTTTAGTTAAGTTATAATGAATTGGATCGGGagattaaaaggaaaaagaaaaaagaaaaaagtagaATTGTTGATGGTGGTGGAatttttaattacatacatgCAGACAAGTATATGGTCATAGTTTGCTTCCCCCCCCACCACAACTCTTCTATATGGTTTGTGGCTTGTCCATGTCTACTAGATtgcaacatagattattaaccATCCATGTCCGTTATTGatctcttttcatttttcttctggGAACCCTTCACCCTTGCCATAGACAATAATTCAATGGTTATGTATGGCATATTAATGTTGTCtgccattttgtttttatttaatgaaggGGAAAGTAACTATCACAGCAAAATCTGGGGTGAAGTTGGAAATTCCTGATAATGCTGTGCTTGAGAACAAGGTAAAACACAGTCAGTTTAGATTTAGACCATTGTACTTTTTCTCTATTACGTTGATTATGGTCGGTCACTGTTTGATGTGCCGGTTATTTGCACTTCTGTGCAGGATATCAATGGCCCTGAGGACCTCTAAGTTTCTTGTCCTGGAATGAATCGGAGAGCATACTCAAGTTGAAGATCGAGTCCTGTGGTTGTGCCATGCTTGATTATTCTGATAGGGAAATAAATGTTTTACAATTTTTGTTGCATATGAGTTTGGTCAAGGTTTCCATGTTTAACCCTACTGTTTATGAATGAAAGTTTAATGCCAAGGCAGAGCATAACATATTAGTTATGTATTGGTGTTTCTTCAtaattgacatttttttttctttgtactTCTAATCCGTGTCATAATTAGGCAATGAAGGAGAAAGTAGATTGAATATTCTTTGTAGGGCCTCCCATAGCAAAGCAGGATTTGGTCGTTGTCCATCCTTTTAAACTATACATACTACCATCGAATCGCTTGCCTGATACTATGTTCGAGAAagattttctaatttatttgtcttTTAATTTACTAATCTTATACcctaaattaaaatatcaacTTTATCATCCACCTATATTATAAAATGTAGCAGTATGACCGTAAATGACAATTTAGGGATTTAGTAATTACACCGGGTTGATGTTAGTAATAACCAGATAATGTACACAAGGAGGATGTTTTTACACTTCGCATGTTGGCAATAAAGAGAAGCAAATTGCTAATGTTGTGATTCTTTATGAATCTATCAAAGAATTCGTAAATTCTCGTATAATAACTGATTTGGGGCAATATCAGATGCAATAATACCATGGACACCGACATTACTTATCACATCATGTAGAATTTGCTTTCTGGATCTTTCCAATAAACTCAGCCTATGCGAATATTGTTTTAACATATAATGGCTGTGCAATAGGCATATAAATTACTTCTTTTATATGTAACTGGTTGGGTGTGCCTCATATTCCATTTTCATATGGTCTCTCCTAAATTTTATATGTAACTGGTTGGTTGCATTTTGTCTGTTCATTTGGTggatttcatattttctcaACATAAAGAGGATTCCACTACTTCTAATGGCCGTTTGGGATTGCTTCTTTAAAAAACACTTTTGTTCATAAATGTTTTTAGTAAAAAcgcttttattataaaaacgttgaaattttcataaaaaatccAAGTGCTTCTTCTACAACCCACAAATACTGATTAATTTTTCTACTAAACACTGTCTGAAACTTTTGAATATCAAAAAACGCTTTTAGCTATTCAGAATCACTCTCAATAGATGCTAATACTACATTACAAACAGCTACTTTGATCACTTCAACAGAAATCCCTAAACATTCACTTATGACAACcaattgttttcataaacAGGCATTGGCTTGAAGTGAAAACAAGTCTTTTtaaattgataaaagaaaggagaggAGAAACTCTAGAAGGTTGTATTGTAcccaagaaacaaaaataaaaaccactATATAGCGTGCTCCTCTGCTTGtgctaattattttcacattAGAAGAGGCAAACGTAATTGGTGTACGAGCGTCTATTTTGGCTGAAAGAAGATGAGAAACGCACAACCTGCCCAGATTCCGACCAGCTTCGGCCACGAGCTTAGAGCTTGCCTTCGTTGCCGCCTCGTCAAGACGTACGATCAGGTCAGGTTttagttttgcttttggtttttgctATTTCAgagattttagggttttggttgagtacaaaacaaacacaaatacaAATTCAAATGCAGTTCAGGGAATCGGGATGTGAGAACTGCCCTTTCTTCAATCTGCACGATGATAACGAGCGAATCTCCGATTGCACCACCCCTAATTTTAACGGGTCGGTCGTCCGTACTCTTCTTCTCTGAGacgattttgattttcttcctTGTTTTTTGGTCATCGCCAATTGACCTGCATGTTCGCATTGCTCGGGTTTCAGGATAATTTCAATGATGGATCCAACTAGGAGTTGGGCTGGACGGTGGCTCCGAATTggtatgtttttctttcagcTCGTCTTGTTTCATAAATTTATTCATTTCTAGATTTTTCATCCACACAAATAAGTGACTTTGAGAATCattcttttgcttttactCTTCTTTCTACTTTTCTTCTGGAATTTGCTTGCTTGTGAAAAATTTCATCTTGAAATCTATTTTTGAGTCTCTTATGCATTCTTTTAACACTTGATATCATTGTGGCTGACCCTGAAGTTCTAAATGAACCTGTGCTTCCATTTTTTGCTTTTAGaaattttccatgctctagatTATGCCTTTAATCTGGCATTTGATTTACATATCTGGAACTGGCTTTGGAATTTAAATTTCAGGAAAATTTGTCCCTGGCGTCTACACTCTTGCTGTTTCAGAGGCTCTATCAGAGGATTTGCAGGTAACACAATGcttttgctatttttctttgttagttatATAAATTTCCAATAAATTGGGTAGCGGCcacttgttttttatttgttaatgtGGTCAATTCATTTAACTATATAATTTCGTGTATTGTGGGCTTTCGGTTGGGATACTTGTCCAGTAGCTAGTTAGCTACCAGATCTTTCAAACGAATTTATAAGTACCTTGAAAACTGTGTCTCGTACATAACTTTAGGAGTAAAGAAAGAATTCCAGCTTGTGGAACTTTGTTTAACAGTCCAGCGAGATATGACTGGCTTTTGTAATGTGTTCTGTATATTCATGGTTgaagtatttaattttaactGTAAAAGAAACTATAGCTAGGACACAGTGCTGTTGTTGGAaaattctctttcttttatttgtcaATCGTTGAGCCACAGAGCATATCTAATGGTTTAGTCTCCCTGTCCCTTTTCCTTCCCGTGAGGTGTAAATTGGTCCTTTAATCTGTTTATATTGTGAAAACTGCTGTATGATTTTATCATTCATGAGGATCAGTTCTGTAATGATCCCATTCGCAGT includes the following:
- the LOC117621259 gene encoding UTP--glucose-1-phosphate uridylyltransferase isoform X2 produces the protein MAAVATANVDKLKSEVAALSQISDNEKNGFINLVSRYVSGGEAEHVEWSKIQTPTDEVVVPYDGLAPTPDDPAEIKTLLDKLVVLKLNGGLGTTMGCTGPKSVIEVRNGLTFLDLIVIQIETLNNKYGSSVPLLLMNSFNTHDDTQKIVEKYTKSNVQIHTFNQSQYPRLVVEDFSPLPSKGQTGKDGWYPPGHGDVFPSLKNSGKLDLLLSQGKEYVFVANSDNLGAVVDLKILNHLIHKKNEYCMEVTPKTLADVKGGTLISYEGRVQVNEFKSIEKFKIFNTNNLWVNLNAIKRLVEADALKMEIIPNPKEVDGVKVLQLETAAGAAIRFFNHAIGINVPRSRFLPVKATSDLLLVQSDLYTLEDGFVIRNKARTNPANPTIELGPEFKKVGNFLSRFKSIPSILELDSLKVSGDVWFGAGVVLKGKVTITAKSGVKLEIPDNAVLENKDINGPEDL
- the LOC117623121 gene encoding transcription elongation factor SPT4 homolog 1-like; the encoded protein is MRNAQPAQIPTSFGHELRACLRCRLVKTYDQFRESGCENCPFFNLHDDNERISDCTTPNFNGIISMMDPTRSWAGRWLRIGKFVPGVYTLAVSEALSEDLQNLCEDERVQYVPPKRA
- the LOC117621259 gene encoding UTP--glucose-1-phosphate uridylyltransferase isoform X1, with the protein product MAAVATANVDKLKSEVAALSQISDNEKNGFINLVSRYVSGGEAEHVEWSKIQTPTDEVVVPYDGLAPTPDDPAEIKTLLDKLVVLKLNGGLGTTMGCTGPKSVIEVRNGLTFLDLIVIQIETLNNKYGSSVPLLLMNSFNTHDDTQKIVEKYTKSNVQIHTFNQSQYPRLVVEDFSPLPSKGQTGKDGWYPPGHGDVFPSLKNSGKLDLLLSQGKEYVFVANSDNLGAVVDLKILNHLIHKKNEYCMEVTPKTLADVKGGTLISYEGRVQLLEIAQVPDAHVNEFKSIEKFKIFNTNNLWVNLNAIKRLVEADALKMEIIPNPKEVDGVKVLQLETAAGAAIRFFNHAIGINVPRSRFLPVKATSDLLLVQSDLYTLEDGFVIRNKARTNPANPTIELGPEFKKVGNFLSRFKSIPSILELDSLKVSGDVWFGAGVVLKGKVTITAKSGVKLEIPDNAVLENKDINGPEDL